tctttggttttaccaaattgaaaacccctggaatataatcaagaggaagatggatgatcacaagccatcaaaccaagctgaactgcttgaatttttgcaccaggagtggtataaaattatccaaaagcagtgtgtaagactgggttattccaccaaatattgatttctgaactcaactaaaactttatgaatatgaacttgttttctttgcattatttgaggtctgacagctctttttgttatttcagccatttctcattttctgcaaataaatgctctaaatgtcaatatttttatttggaatttgggaaacatgttgtttgtagtttatagaataaaacaacaaattaattttactcaaacatatacctattaatagatATAAATCAGagaactgattcaggaactgaagtggtttcttgaTTTTTTCCAGATCTACCGTATGTCTGCTCTCCTCTCAACCCAGTAGCACTTCCATCATGGTTGTGGCAGTGTGTTCTGTGCTGgcacaaattatttattattaattacagtgAGTTACAGTGCCACATATATCAGAagcacagaaactgattcagaaactgaaaaggtcttttatttttttttcccagagctgtatgttatttgAAAACATGTTTATGAGGTAACTGTGAATCCCCTGAGCTGTAcaacacttccctacactcatataatACAGCTAATAGGAGGAATCAAAACTGCtgagagacagatacaggtcTACAGATGCTGTAGCTGCACCACATACCAAAACTCTTGTTGCAGACATGATGCGTTTTAGAAAACCCAGCCTAATATCAGCAGGGGACCCTGGGCAGCAGCAAGCATGCACAATTGGCCAGCAGAGCAGAAAGCAACGCGGCATACTGCTCTCAAAGTGCCTtcagctaagaacagaaagctgatgCTGCAGTGAGCACAGGCCTCTTGGTTTCTTCACACAGAGCCAGTATTAGGCATGAATTGAATTGTGTCCATGCTGGTCGGGGTGATGTCATGATGTTGGCAATATTTCCTACAAAACTTGGGTTAGACCTGTGTAAATCCACTGTGGCCTATTTGGGTCAATTTAGAAAATTTGCTTGATTTAGACACATCCCGTTTACACCTGGTGACTTAATGtggtttaaaaatagaaaaaaaaacccagcaacTCTTGACTGGAAATTggcaatttataaaaaaaaaaaaaaaaaattcagcactcaggccttcatcagggttagGACAGAGTGCCGAAACACGTTTTTTGTATCtctaataaatcagaaattctccagtcaacatgtgctgctgtttttttttttatcactgaatttgttgccaggcaccttgttgtgcagtgaagttgcCCCAGATCTATTAACACTTTTGTGTTTATTCAGACTGAAATCTGTTGATTGTTTAAAGTCTTAGAGAGTCATTTATATCTGTTAAATTTGAATGCATCTCAAAGTTTAGATGAGGGCTGGGATAATCTTGATTCTCAAGAAACACAAAGTGATCAGGTGTAGATTGTGTCACAGTATAGTAAAGATCCAGTAAAATCAAACAATACCATCATTACTTTGACAAGGTTTAATTTTCTTCCTAATACAAAACCATATCAGACTTTCAATAAATAGACATTTGATGAACCGATGAATGTAAATTACAAAAGTGACCAGCTTTAAGACAGTTACTGAAATTTCACATTTAGGTCACAGTATTTTTAGGGAAAAACAGGAGAGACTGAATGAACACTGATATTTTAGGACTATAACAAGACACGTTTTACCATGTATTAAATGGTATATGCTCCACTTCCAAAGAAATGAGTAAAAGCTGTCCTATTTCTGTGCTGAAACATTGATTTATGAATTTGACTGGTTGATACAAAATGAGCAGTATGAAAAGGCAAAGTCATCTTTGGGATAGACAGGAACATATTAGGCACACGTTTTTAGAAAGTAATGGTTTTTCACCTACTTGCTTATGACCAATCTACAAAAGTAAGTGTTGCTTCTTTTGTTTGTGGTTTGTAACACCGCTGATATTTTGGGCACATTTTATGCAAGGCTAAAGTTCcatttttacaaaacaaaacaattcaCTGAGACAAAGAACACCTGAACTACAAGTCctgactgtaaaatgtaaaaaaaaaaaaaaaaaaaaaaaaaaaaaatccagttccaAAACAAAAGAATTGTAAACCTGTTGAACTTTTCATGAGCATTTGTGGGCGTAACTACTTGTGCTTCTACATCATCCGAGTGATAGTTTACCCATGGGGCTCTGCAGTCAGACTGAAGGCCATACCCCTCCTCTTAATGCTTGTGAACCGAATACAAGCAAAGTCTGTCAGTCCATCCAGAAGCAGCACCGGTCCCCTGGAATCATAACCATTGTGGGATATGAAGTGAAATCAGTGCAGGATTTTTGTGTATTTCCAGTCTTTTCCAGATGTTGTGCTACTGCCCGCGGGAGAAGCTACGAGTCTTTGAGCATACTGATGCGGGCGAAGATTTTCAGTGCAGGGCCTAGTTTGATGTTCATGGTGCTCATGAGGTGGTCTTCTTTCAGAAGAAGTAAGGCCTGGCCGTCTATCTCCTGAGCACGGAACTCCTCGGCTATCTCCTGGCAGCCTGGAAGTGGAAAGAGAGGTTATAAGTTAACAGGAACTATTGACGTGTGTAAATCCTGTGTGAAAGCCAGTTACAGTATACAGTCTGTATACTGTATAGTTTGTTCACGGAAAAAGTGTCAGGGGTGGAGGACCTGTTCACACCCACAAATCTAACGTTGCCTCTGCCCACAAACTCCATACATTACTCACTTTAACTGCTGTAGATACAAAAATCTGTTAAACATCACTGTTTACAGGCTGTTTCCCCGCAATTGTTTAAAGCatcagtcatttctaaagctacGGGTTTGGTATAGGATTGACTGAAAATTAAACTTAATATGCATGCTAATGAAATTGGGTATGTggcattttatataattataacagCAATTAAAGCCCAATCTGGATTAGATTTAGTGGGATTAGTTTTTCTCATCAccttatgtttaataaaatagctatttgtccactgccacctaccgtaattacactttgggtgcgcgtttccacagagattcacataaaacacaacagcgagtggaaatggaggagctactgaatgcaatgtcatgactgagaaagcctaaaaactcactggtcctcctgttttttcaattgcagtccggatgcaagagttttaacactgagtggaagtgtgaaatattttccaCAGATGtttccctgagaaactaatcccattcggAAAGGGATTAAGAGACAATAATGGGCCATTGCTCATTGGGTACATTTGGTGAAGTAAGAGCGTTTTTTGAGTGCGGGGGAGGTCATTAACACCTCTAGACACCCTGAAATCTCTAGTCGCCTTGAAATCATTGTTCTGGGGTTCAGTTCAGGCAGACTCTTGTCCTGACTGTGCCAGGTTAGGAAACTATCCATGAAGCTTGGGTCATTATGTAACTATCTGCTTCATCCTGTTGCATTACCTCTTTTTCCATTAGTGTATGCCTAACAAAACCACATTTTGATAGGACTGAGTAAGTAACTGTATTAAAATCAGGAGTTGTGGAGTGAGTGTAACTGAAAGCAtggcaccaaaaaaaaaggaaaaaaatatatatcacactgGCGTGAATGGaattaaaattttaatacaatgtttttttatcagTCACCCCAGGTTGTGAGATGTAGTATACCAAAAACAGCTGAGGGGAATCAGCAGATTCTGAGTTGATAAGAGTAGAAACCTGGCCAGGCCTAGTGATATACATATGCCTGCTGTGACAGAGACTGGTCCTTCTGCAAACACACTATCCTTGTCTTTACTCATCTGCTTTGTAGTCTCTTTGGATTTCTCATGGATTTATCTGGCCTACTTTATGACCACCAAGGTGGTCCCCTGATTAGCAGAGATTTTTAACAGTGCCAACTGACTTCAGTTGAGTGCATCATATTTAGCGTAGGTAACATTGCTCCATTACACTTATGCATCACAGTATTAACGCCCATTAGAAGCTCCCCTTTCATTAGATCAGTTTTAGCTGATCCTCAGCATTTCTAAATcagtatcataaaaaaaaatcacatgtcatttttgctttattcagctctattaagtTCATTGCCTTGACAAAGCAACAACAACCTTTTGTAAAATTTCATCACATGTGCCCAAAGGGAAACTCCTCAGCACCTAGGTctcagtgttgccaaagcataccTGGCAGAGAGCAGATGAATTCATAAACATCCTCCACATTCCACTTGGCGGGGTCACTGGGCAGGAAATGCTGTGTGAGGAGAGGCAGCTCCCTGCTGTGGCTCTCTCCAGGCTCCAGCCCTCGCTCCCTGCGCAGCCTCTGTGCTCCAGAGCTGGCCACAGACAGGGGTGAAGGGGGCTCCTCGTAGCTGGACATGTCTGAACACTGGGTGGATTCTCCGTGACTCAGGTGAGAGAGACGTGGCGAGGACACTGAACCGAGCATGGCTGTTTGAGTGCTGTGAATCTGGGGTAGACGGAGAAAGAGAGGTCAGTTTTAGGTAccaaaaaagattaaatgaggGAGGATAAAGCCAATTTTAAgctccccccccaaaaaaaaaaccaactTACTTGTTTTTTGGCCTCTGAACTAGTGTTGTGGTGAGTGTTATTGGAGGCTTTCTGTTTCTTGGGGTTCTCAGGAGTCGGCCGTCTTGGAAACAGGCCGATGCGCTTTGTGCATCCCACATTATACCTAAACACAAAGCTTGTTAAGTATGTAAAATCTTTGAACTGCATTTGTTTATTAGGATATGCAAAGTTTATAACTGTAATACCTCTTTGCACACAAGGTAGAACAAAACCGCTTTGATCTTTTGAAGTTATAGGAAAAATCCACTTTTCCACACAGTTCGCAGGTGAGTGTCGGCTCCTCCTCCTGGATCTTCAACTCTATGGGGTGGGGGATTGGGGgtagaaaaaagaaagattttaTTGGATTGCCAGTGTCACTCTTTGTCAGTGTCACTCCTATAGCATTCAAATTTAAATACAGTACCACCAGGACCAAGTAAATGCTGTATTTTgtctacattttaaaaagtaaaagcgGCAAAAATGTTTCTTCTCGTGAATGAGCTTTGTAGAACCTGAGGTGTGGTGTGAGGTGAGGCGCCATGAGGTGTAAACAACTTCCAAGGACATTAAAGAACCTCCACATAATGTAGAGATTCCCCCCTCCTGTTTTTCTCAGCCAAAGACACTTTAGGAATCATTTACCCTGTTTACACCAGGTCACTTAATTTGACTAGTACATGTGCAAGAAACACATGCAATTCGATTTGGAGACGAAATGCATCCACAAAAAGACTAAAACCTGACTGTTATGTGGGATGGAATATGCAAACTTGCTTGTtgtgccacaattattactgCCATTTCCTTTTTCGAAAGCATCTGTGAGAAATTAATGCATTTACATTGCTATTGCATGACACAAAGGCATCATGGACCAACTCCCCAACTGAAGTAGTTTGAATGATGAGATTTGTGacagttttaaatgtgtcttgggtgtgtttacacttgtggTTTGGCATTATGCAGATATGGAGAGACCAGGAGTAAACAAGGTCATAGTCATTAAGAAGGGGTATGACAAAGATCACTAACATATTATTAATCATCATGCTTATGATTATTATTGATCTGAACATAAAAatgatcaataataataaaaaattctaGACCCCCAAGCACCAGATCTACCACCTAGACTAAAAAAATGGGATTCTACTGCGACCTGTGTCTGAGAAAACATGCATTAGTGTTCAGACAATTTCAAATATCCAACTGTTTAGTATTGAGCACTTTGATTTAAATCACAATTAGTATTATTACAACCTTATACACACCTACTGTTATAAACATATCTACATACCATGTTGTGAGAGATCCTCCATCTCTGTGTCTGCTGTGTGAGAATCCTGGACCTTTTTGTCCAAATCTGAGtaaaactgctgctgctgtttttgcttCTTGAGGTTCTCAATCAACAGCGACGGCCGCTCCACCTACAATGTGTTAAGAGGTTTGATGCTCTTTAATTTAGTGTTTAATAACTCACACATTACAGCATTTTATTTGTTCACTAGTTACTACTCTGTTTAAACTTCCACAGAGGATTCAGCAGACTCACATAGTCACTGTGGTTTAAAGTGTCCACTAGAGGGAAGTGTCTTTCTCCTGATAAAAAGCTTTGGCTAAAAATAGAGGACTGTACAAAGCAGTGGTTGACCCTACATCAACCCCAAACAACACAAACATATCCTGCGTGCTTTTCAGTCTAAATTCATTTTCTAATTCCAGTAACAACaatgtgtacaaaaatatttttagtaattattttaataaggAGGCTGTGGACACGTGTGTGGATGGGAAATAAAAGCATGTAGATAAGAGGTACTCACAGGGAAAGGCTCGGCTCCCTCCTGGATAACAAATCCCTCTATAACATGAGTGAGGATTTGGGGTTTAACAATTGCTTGGGGCGTCTTGCTCTCGCCATTCTGAGGAGTACTGCCGGTCACAGTGGGTGCACTGTTCCCATTACCCGAGGTCATGGCTGGAGGAAAGCCCACACCTGGTTTAGCATTCACACACCGTGCAGCAGCTGGGCCTGTGGAGGGGACAGCATCCATCAGCAAGGCCATCAACAGGGACATTTCTCTACAAAGCGCTCAGATAGCAAAACAGTTGCAGAGGGATCTTCTTACAAGCTAGACAGCTAACCCAAATAAAGCTGTAGTCACTGACCTCCAAGGATAGTTTTCACCATTGCATTCTGAATGGATATTTccaatttaaagtaaaatatttttttatacaggaCTAGGTTTAATCCATGTCTGGGATGCTGACCCATAGGTGAAAAGGAAAAACAGTCTATGACTAGGCTCAACTCCTGTACAGGAAACTGACCCATTCATTCTGAAGTGCCATAGAGTGATAATATTCATTAGACAGAACAATATCCAGTTGAGTCAGTGCTCTTTATGTACCGATCATATCCTTGATATTgttattaaagcatattgtctATACAATACAacaatttatcacaatatatttctttcattttgGTCAATACGGTATAATTCCAATATTGATATGAATAAGTTGactaagtgttctttaagcattcAATATACTTATTAGAGCTCACTGTCAATATGATACAAAAACTATATCACGTAGGGTTgagaggttaatcaaattaactTGGCTATCGTACACAGAAATCAAAACTTTTAATGTAATCTTTTTGATCATATAAAAGCTGCCAGAggaaatctcagtagatagacatttgcttttcatatattttacacttctCCTTGAATGAAATACAAGGAGGTGAGGTTATTTTTGCACTGTTTTTTGCATACTATTCATAAAACAAAAACCTGAAATAAATGGTTAGAAAAGTATAGCATGCTCTTCACTTTACATGGTGCTCTTTGTTTAcaaatacagccctggaaaaaaatgagaccactttaaaaaaagtatttttaattttttttaaccaaatttaaaacctccggaatataatcaaccaggagtggcataaagttaaccaaaagcagtgtgtaagactggtggaggagaacatgccaagatgcatgaaaactgtgattagaaaacaGAGTTtctccaccaaatatggatttctgaactgtctttgtattatttgaggtctgaaagctctgcatcttttttgttatttcagcattttctgcaaatagatgctataaaaacattattatttgggacatgggagaaatgttgtctgtagtttatggaataaaacagcaatgatctttttatttaaacatatacccataaatagcaaaatcagagaaactgaagtggtctcaatttttatGTAACCCCAAGTAACTAAAAATCTAGGAATATCAAAAAGCTCTATAAGCTGCTAATACTAAAAGAAACGCTTTGCTGTAGCTAAAGTACAGTTAAAACTTGAAGcagttattattaataaagttttcAGTAGTTTAATCTGAGGAAAGTCGGGCACTGTTGGTGTGAATTCGGGTTTAATCAGACTGCGGACGGTCAGATAGTTAGGTTAGCTCGGTTGGGTTCAGTGTGTTTACGCTAGTTAGTAAACAGCGCTACCGTTACACTAACTCTCCGCGGACCCGCGACTCTCTCCAGCCCGAGAAAGTATCTCcaaaactctctctctacttcacaGAAGTACAGGATCTCCTCCGCTCTCTCCACAAAGGGCTCACGTACCGCTCGGCTCCTCGGTCGCGCTGTAGCTCCTGTAGTTGTTGACCGCGGGTCGCGGCTGCAGAAGCCCCCGTCTTTGTTCCGCTGCGGCTCCTCCGCTCACTCTCTCTAAACACCAGCGGAGCGGAACAACAGCCGCCCGCCGCCGCACCGCTCCACCGTCCCCCGGGGCCGCCCGCAGCTACACCTGACCCGCAGCGCCGGCGCTCAGCCTCTCCAAACTTTCTCTCCGATTCGCGGTTTCGCCGTGAAGCGACGCCGTGCGCGCGACCGAGCCACACAGCAAACAGGCAGTCAGGCAGGCAGCGTGACGCCGCGCGCGCTCCCTAATCCTCTTTGTACTTCGGGGAACTGAAAAGGAAACAGCGCGCAGCCGCAGCGCGCGGCGTCTGCGCACTTGGAATTATGTCCAATGGGAGCGCAGCTTTACAGCCGAGGTCAATTCTGATTGGTCGAAACCACTTTTAgcggcttacacacacacacaaacacacgcgcgCGCTCGctcgcacgcacgcacgcacacacgcagaAGCGGATGGAGGGGCGAGACAAGCACACGCACTTATTATTAAAAAGGCGTCACACGTTAGACGAGATCAACAGAACTGTAGCAGAGAGGTTCAGAGGAAAACCTGCACACTTCCTTTTAAAAGTTTTGTATTTATAATACAATCAGAGCAGTTCACTTAAACCTACCATGTAATTATGATCTCGCTAAATGTATAGATATAGATCAGAACTGTTCATTTAGCTTCAAACAGCTCCAAGCTCTAGCTGAATATTTTTTCTAGTACAGCGAATAACAGGGTAGATATAAAATGTAAAGCTGTTATTTGTCTTTTTAACTGTAAGGTGTCTACTGTCGACTTTACTTTGAATCTGATGATcctctttgggaaacactatCTGCACAAACAAAATTTGGTACAGGTAAACcctttttaactctttcagaccctgcgcCCATTACCATATACGTGATTTCTTTTTTCTTgcacatttacatttaacatagaTTGAGCCCTAATGTCTATGAGAATAGACATATATCAGCCAATCGAACAGCAGATGTAAACATTAAAATCTGAAGTAAAGAATGgcaacagttatatatatatatatatatatatatatatatatatatatatatatatatatatatatatatatatacagttaaattagttacaaattagttcaaaactaaactttaattctgactaaaattaataaaatattctccaaattttctaataataataatcaatatcaATAACACAAAGTTCACATATTGGAAAAGACTGAGATGCACTTGTACTTGCTACATATATTTACTGGGTATATAAAATAATACTGCTGTAGACTAACAATAAAAGTTCACAAGTCACTGTTATCCTAAGCTAATCACCTAAGACAGGGCTAACAGAGGAGAGTATCTGAGCCTCTTAAATAGAACtggaaaatataatattttatcacATCCTGATTTTGCTAAACTCAAACTATTTATTTTCTTCTATTATTCAGCTTTATAAATAGCTTAGAAATAGTAAAAAGCAAACTTCAGATTACAGGCACCCCTGACTGCCTGCTTTTAAGGTAAGGGGAAATAGAGCGTGAATTCGATTTTTCAGTGTCAAATTTCTTGACCGAACTCCAAATGTACACTGTCGGTCAACCAAAAACACTGTTGCACTGTACAGCAATTGTCTATAAAAGGGTTATCAGATGATGTATTATCCACTCTAAGAATAGACTAGAAACAACTGTTTAGATAAAGGGGTTCTTGGTTTCCACACGGACaaagagaaagcgagagtgaCACAGTATATGTATGGAAACTCTATCCAGCAGTAGATATGGAAGGCCACTCAATCCCACAGTTGGCAGGTGGGAGTCAAAACAGCTCAGCTCGAGCTCTTGGGGCAGTCAGATAAAGTCACCTCAGCTGCTTTTCCTTCAGTAACCCTGGATCTTCACATTTAGAGATCGCTTTTTGTGTTATTGTGGCATCTTATGGACAGCTGCACACATTCACAACTGCTTTGGTTGTTGAAAAAGTTCTTGAAAGCTCATATTTAAGCTACAAACACTACCTTTGTTATTATCATACATCTTTTCCCAATAGGAATGAATGGTGGATGTATGGAAGAGCTTTAGAGCCATCAGTCTTTTAGGCAAAGTTTTGGCACCACAAAATGTAGCCAAACGTTTGTGGACATAGTTCTATTATCCAAATGTACTTGTACTAGttaaaaccttagcaaccacctagcaacattttaCAACCCCCATGGCAAAAACCCTAGCAGTACCTTAGGAACAACCTTGAAAAAGGTTTGCAACcaaactatacaatactataccaTAGCacctaacaccttagcaaccttctagcaacattttagcaattAACATCTTAAgtgtagcaacaccctagcaaacacATAGCAAAGCCTTAACAACCAAAACCTATactataacaacaccttagcaatcattATCAACACTTGAGGAAAAACACATATTATCACAGGGACACTTGCTCAGCTCCAATCAGTTTctacagaaaaaaacactctCTAGTTactattaagatatatatggctctggaaaaaaataagagaccacttcagtttctgaatcattttctctgattttgctatttataggtttatgtttgagtaaaatgaacatagttgtttaattctataaactacagacaacatttctcccaaattctaaataaaaaatattgtcatttagagcatttatttgcagaaaatgagaaatggctgaaataacaaagatgatgCAGatctttcacacctcaaataatgcaaaaaaaaaaaaaacaagttcatattcataaagttttaagagttcaaaaatcagtatttggtggaataaccacagttttcatgcatcttggcatgttctcctccaccagtcttacacactgcttttggataactttatgccactcctggagcaaaaattcaagcagttcagcttggttttatggcttgtgatcatccatcttccttgtgattatatttcagaggttttcaatttggtaaaatcagataaaatcataatttgtaagtggtctctttttgtatttttatgttc
The Astyanax mexicanus isolate ESR-SI-001 chromosome 13, AstMex3_surface, whole genome shotgun sequence DNA segment above includes these coding regions:
- the phc2a gene encoding polyhomeotic-like protein 2 isoform X5 — encoded protein: MTSGNGNSAPTVTGSTPQNGESKTPQAIVKPQILTHVIEGFVIQEGAEPFPVERPSLLIENLKKQKQQQQFYSDLDKKVQDSHTADTEMEDLSQHELKIQEEEPTLTCELCGKVDFSYNFKRSKRFCSTLCAKRYNVGCTKRIGLFPRRPTPENPKKQKASNNTHHNTSSEAKKQIHSTQTAMLGSVSSPRLSHLSHGESTQCSDMSSYEEPPSPLSVASSGAQRLRRERGLEPGESHSRELPLLTQHFLPSDPAKWNVEDVYEFICSLPGCQEIAEEFRAQEIDGQALLLLKEDHLMSTMNIKLGPALKIFARISMLKDS